In Spirosoma aureum, a single genomic region encodes these proteins:
- a CDS encoding IclR family transcriptional regulator — protein MIQVINRALDLLEQIANDPERPKALGDLADSLNLNHGTCANILKTLVARGYVEQIGTKKGYILGSQSYTLTANEAYRKDLLEASREEMDALTQAINENCLLAVLKDNQRIAIYRTFAEQDLQVRTTDIKPIYDSASGRLLLAMLPKEKIQRFIAKYGLPSDESWPEVQSETQLLDSLALMRREELALQTIANRHVMGLAVPIYKNGLVVASLSIYLPEYRYMAMDKQKLIASLRQCAKNIHKRLN, from the coding sequence ATGATTCAAGTTATTAATCGCGCCCTGGACTTGCTGGAACAAATTGCCAATGACCCTGAACGACCCAAAGCCTTAGGTGATCTGGCCGACAGTCTCAATCTGAACCACGGAACCTGCGCCAATATTTTGAAGACCCTGGTCGCTCGTGGCTATGTTGAACAGATCGGAACAAAGAAGGGCTATATTCTGGGTTCGCAATCCTATACGTTAACGGCAAATGAAGCCTATCGCAAAGACCTGCTGGAAGCATCCCGGGAAGAAATGGACGCCCTAACCCAGGCGATTAATGAAAACTGTCTTTTGGCTGTTCTCAAAGATAATCAACGGATTGCGATTTACAGAACCTTTGCTGAACAGGATTTACAGGTACGCACAACCGACATTAAGCCGATCTACGATTCGGCATCGGGTCGTTTGTTGTTAGCCATGCTTCCCAAAGAAAAAATACAGCGCTTTATAGCCAAATATGGCCTTCCTTCTGACGAATCCTGGCCAGAAGTACAGTCCGAAACACAACTACTCGACTCCCTGGCTCTCATGCGCCGGGAGGAGCTGGCCTTACAAACCATTGCCAACAGGCATGTGATGGGTCTTGCCGTACCGATCTATAAAAATGGATTGGTTGTTGCCAGTCTGAGCATTTATTTGCCCGAATACCGATATATGGCTATGGACAAGCAAAAACTCATCGCTTCACTTCGGCAATGTGCCAAAAATATTCACAAGCGACTGAATTAA